The window AGGAACACCTGTACATCTTGAAGAGATTGGGGTCTCCTCACCTGGGGGCCCTACTCGATTTAGGACATGCCCACACCTGGGGTTTAGACCTGCGGGAGTATATAAGGTCCTTGGCCGAATATATCCTCCTCTTTCACCTCCATGACAACCGAGGGGGAGTTGATGAGCATCTCCCCTTGGGGAAGGGAAATCTCGACTTGAGGGGTGTTGGAGAGCAGATCCAAAGGTTGGGCAAGCGCCTTCCTCTGATCTTGAGCATGCGCCGAAAGGGAGACATTGAGGAAAGCATAAAGTTTCTGGAGAGGATGGGGAAGGGAAGGGGATGGGGCAGGATCTTGGGCAAAAGGGGGTCTCTGGTCACGGAGGTGGGTGGATGATAGAAGTAGAGGGTCTGACCAAATATTACGGCAACTTGCCTGCGTTAAAGGATGTTACCTTTCGGGTGCAAAAGGGGGAGATCCTCGGTTTTTTGGGACCCAATGGGGCGGGTAAGACGACTACCATGAGGATTCTCACCTGTTTTATCCCTGCCTCTGAAGGCAGGGTCAGTGTGGCGGGGTATGATGTATGGGAAGATCCGGTGGAGGTAAAAAAGAAGATTGGCTACCTCCCGGAAAATGTCCCTCTTTATACCGATATACCGGTTGAGACCTATCTCTTATTCGTGGCCGAGGTGAAGGGGGTGGCCAAAAAGGAGAGGAAAGGGAGGATCGGGGAAATTATGGAGCATTGTGGCGTCACAGAGGTGGCCCATAGGTATATAGGCAACCTCTCCAAGGGTTATAGACAGAGGGTGGGTATCGCCCAAGCCTTGGTGGCCGACCCCGAGGTCTTGGTCTTGGATGAGCCAACTTTAGGTCTGGATCCCAAACAGATCGTGGAGATTCGGGAGATGATCAAGGGCCTTGCGGGGGAGAAGACGGTGATCCTCAGTACTCATATCCTGCCCGAGGTGAGCATGACCTGCGAGAGGGTGGTGATCATCAATGAGGGAAGGGTGGTAGCGGAGGATAGGCCGGAGAACCTCACCTCCCAACTCCAGGGATCTTCCAAGATCTCCCTGCAGGTGGAAGGGCCCAAGAAGAAGGTTATCTCGGGGCTGAAGGGGATCCCCGGTGTACTGAAGGTGGAGTTTAAGGGGGGGGACGCTGCCAGAGTGGGGAGTTATTTGATCGAAAGCGAAAAGGATATCAGGAGGGAGTTGGCAAGAGAGGTGATAGATCAGGGGTGGGGGTTGTTGGAACTCCGGCTGATGGGGATCAGCCTAGAGGATGTCTTTGTCCAACTAGTGACGGAGGAGGAGAAATGAAGAGGGTCTGGGCGGTGTGGAAAAAGGAGCTAAGGAGCTATTTTGTCTCCCCCATAGCCTATGTGGTCTGCACGGGTTTTTTGGTGATCACCGGCTATTTCTTTTACAACAATATCATCTACTATGGCATATTGAGCCTCCAAGCCCAGAGCAATCCCTATATGATCGAGCATCTAAACGTCACTGAGATGGTGATATACCCCATCTTTGTCAACGCCAGCATCGTGTTTATCTTTTTAGTGCCGCTTTTAACCATGCGTCTCTTCTCGGAGGAGAAGAAGGCGGGCACCATAGAGTTCCTTTTGACCTATCCTGTTCGAGACATTGAGGCCTTGCTGGGGAAGTTTGGGGCCTGTCTCTCCATCTATCTCCTTATCTTGGGCTTGGATTTCTTTCATCCCCTTATCGTTGCAGCCTTTGGCAAGCCTGAGTTGGGCCCCTTGATCTCAGGTTACCTGGGACTTTTTCTGCTGGGAGTGGCCTTCATCTCTTTTGGGATCTTTGCCTCTTCCCTTACCGAGAACCAGATTGTGGCGGCAGTGATCACCTTTGGGGGAATTCTCCTCTTTTGGGGGCTCGGATGGTCAAAGGACTTGGTGCCTACCCTTCTGGGGGATATCCTGGCCCATCTCTCCCTGTTGAATCATCTGCGGAGCTTCGCCAAAGGGGTGATAGAAGTCAAGGGGGTGGTATATTATTTGAGCTTTTCTTTCTTTTTCCTTTTTTTGACCATGCGGTCCTTAGAATCAAAGAGATGGAGGGGTTGACAAAGTGAGATTCAAAGACATAGAGTTGAGATCTCTTTTCCCGCGGTCCATCAGATATGGAGCCAATGTCTTTCTCCTCACCATCTTTCTGTTGGGGATACTGGTCATCATCAATGCCCTCTCTGCACGACACAACATAAGGTTTGATCTCACCAAGACCAAGCGTTATACCCTCTCTCCCCAGAGCGTAAAGGTCCTTCAAGGGTTGAAAGAAGAGGTGAAAGCCATCGCCTTTTATCGAGAAGGAGAGGCGGCCAGGAAAGGTGCGGAGGATCTCTTAGAGCAGTATGCCTACCTCTCGAAGAGATTTAAATATAAGTTTATCGACCCCGATCGACACCCGGGAAAGGCCAAAAAATACGAGATCACCTCTTATGGGATCGTGGTAGTAGAGTGT of the Deltaproteobacteria bacterium genome contains:
- a CDS encoding ATP-binding cassette domain-containing protein; protein product: MIEVEGLTKYYGNLPALKDVTFRVQKGEILGFLGPNGAGKTTTMRILTCFIPASEGRVSVAGYDVWEDPVEVKKKIGYLPENVPLYTDIPVETYLLFVAEVKGVAKKERKGRIGEIMEHCGVTEVAHRYIGNLSKGYRQRVGIAQALVADPEVLVLDEPTLGLDPKQIVEIREMIKGLAGEKTVILSTHILPEVSMTCERVVIINEGRVVAEDRPENLTSQLQGSSKISLQVEGPKKKVISGLKGIPGVLKVEFKGGDAARVGSYLIESEKDIRRELAREVIDQGWGLLELRLMGISLEDVFVQLVTEEEK
- a CDS encoding ABC transporter permease subunit gives rise to the protein MKRVWAVWKKELRSYFVSPIAYVVCTGFLVITGYFFYNNIIYYGILSLQAQSNPYMIEHLNVTEMVIYPIFVNASIVFIFLVPLLTMRLFSEEKKAGTIEFLLTYPVRDIEALLGKFGACLSIYLLILGLDFFHPLIVAAFGKPELGPLISGYLGLFLLGVAFISFGIFASSLTENQIVAAVITFGGILLFWGLGWSKDLVPTLLGDILAHLSLLNHLRSFAKGVIEVKGVVYYLSFSFFFLFLTMRSLESKRWRG